The sequence CCCCACTAATGAGagactataaaaaaaagatgaaggtATACAAAAAAAGGGTTGGAAAAACATGGAGAAAAACATTTGGGAAGGGGAAGGTAAAcacaaagagagagggagagagagcaaACATTAGGGAAATAGAGGGAAACACTAGGGAAGAAGggataaagacaaaaaaagagagggaattATAGGGGAATAGGGAAGTAGGCGTGAGTAAGGATAAATGGAGAAAGATACAGCTTGGACTGACTAGGTGAAGTTTGCAGCTCAAATTGTAGGATTGCAACAAAgcccacaaataaataaattgaggCCCAAATACTTAGGGTAGTATTACGACTTGAAGAGGTTTGGGGACCACAATTGGTGCTGTCTGTGGGGATCCTACTCTTCTTAAGGCTTTAAGCTAGCCTAGTACTGTCCAACTAAGGAAGGTCCGCATGTTGGAGAGGATTTTATGGGAGGAAATCATTCAAGGGCCTCCTCAAGGGGTCGTAGGACGCTAGAAAGGGAGCATACAAAGGAATAGTAGCACATGCAAGACGGGCACGAGACAAGGGTAGACTCTGATGAGGGATCTTCATAGGGGGAACAAACTGTGTCTTATATCCTCGAGCGGTCCCATTACAATGATCGGTTATGAGAGTTGGAGAATTTACGGAAGCAGGTTAATGATTTGGAAATTATGCTGAGGGGTCAACACCGTAGAAGAGACTAGGAGGATTCCTTTGACGACCTTGACTACATTGTGGGAGAATCATGTTGAGGTAGTGGTTCGCGTTGATCGAGAGACAAATCCCATGGGCGTTACTGCGAATCTCCCCATTGTGAAAGGTACGGACACCATAATTCCGCTATAGATGCCATGAATCTCCCCATTGGATGCCATTTTCCAATGAGATTGAGCACACGGAAATGTCGAGACGATTCACCTGACCTGCATTCACCATTTATGACGGAAAAACCGATCTGGTGGAGCATGTAAGTCACTATATTCAAATGATGTCGCTCTATTCTCATAATGATGGTTTAATGTGTAAGGTATTCCTGTCCAGTCTTGGGCCGACAACTATGAGGTGATTTAATGGTTTAAGGAAAGGGTCTATCCAAAATTTTAGGAGTTGATGCAATTGTTTGGGGCCCTTATAACTTGTAGTAAAGTTCCTCAGCCGATAGATGCTTTATTGTCCATGAGGATGAGAAGTGAGGAAATCTTTCGATCTTATGCGAATAGGTATTGGGAGCTATACATTGAGATAGGGGAAACGCGTGGGTAGTTGCTAGCACCTTCCAGTAAGGTCTCCCCGAGGAGTCGGAGTTGAGAGATTCTTTGACCATGCCGCCTTTTGAAGGCATGCATCAACTGATGAGAAGGATTGAAGAGAATAAGAGACTAGAAGATGATTGATTACAGGGCAAAGGCAAAGCTTTGGCTTCTTCATAATATCGAAAAGAATATTGTCCCGAGAAGTTCCAATAGAGAACTAGGAAAGAGCCAAGGGTCCCTTGGGAAAGCTCAACATAGCATACCGAGGGGGTTAATGTGACATTCAAGGAACCTGTCTATAACATCCTTGAAGCAATTAGTAAAAGCTGGGCATCTCAAGGAGTTTTTGGTCGGCCAAGAAGGAGAAAGTGTAGGCTAGGGATCTGGAAATTGATGTGATCGTGCCCTTCCTCCTCCCTTAGGAGTTATTAAGGTTATTAAGGTTATTTATGCAACCTTTCGGGGAGTAAGTTTGAATAGTCAAAGGGGCATATTAAGTGTAGTGACTTTGCCTGAGATAGATGTTGCAGATTGACTTGAGAAGAGGCCTAGGAGGATTTTAGTCTTAATCACTTTTAGTAAAGAAAATTTGGAAGGAATGTCCCAACCACATGATGACGCTTTGGTGGTGACTTTTTGGATTGGTAAATTCCTAGTAAAGAGGCCCATGATAGATCAAGGGAGTGGAGCTGAGATCATGTCCCCCGATCTCTATAAGGGGTTGGGGCTGAAGCCTGAGGATTTGAGTAGATATGACACCCCACTTGTAGGGTTTGATGGGAGAATAGTTACGCCCGAGGGACAGATAAAGCTCTTGGTAGTGATTGAGGGAAAAGAAGTGGAAGTGAATTTTATCGTGGTTAGTGCCTTCTCACCATACATGGCGATTTTAGGGCGTCCTTAGATCCATGCCATAGGGGTAGTACCATTAACACTACATCAGAAGGTTAAATTCCCTACAGAAGATGGGGTCGCAATAGTCTGGGCTGATTAAAAGGTAGCAAGGTAGTGCTCAGTGGCAGCAATAAACCACGAAATTAAGCAGAAGGACCAAGTTGATCAGGAGCAGTTATAGTAATTACCGATAACCGAAGGTTTAAGGGGGGTAGACAGTGCGGAAGAGTTGGTCCAAACACAAATTACGCTGTATTCCGATAGGTATTTCTGGATAGGAAAGAGCTTATCAGTAGAAGACTGAGTGGACATTTTATTATCGTTGGTTCAAAATTtggatgtgtttgcatggagtccGTACGAAGTGCCCGGGGTCAACTTGGCTTTTATCATGCATAAGTTAAATGTAGACCCTTTGGTTCAACCGAAGAAACAAAGATTGAGGAGGTTCGTGAAGCCTTATGTAGAGGTAGTGAAGGAGGAAGTGGAGAATCTAAAATAGTTTGGGCCATTAAGGAAGTATTCTTTCTCGAATGGTTAGCTAATatggtggtggtgaaaaagcaGAACGATAAATGGAGAGTTTGCGTTAACTTTACTGATCTAAACCGAGCATGCCTAAAGCTCAGGGCTGAGGAGGTGGAAGTGTTCTTGGATTCAAGATTGGTGGTGAGTCAAGTAGTTGGGAACTTTGAGGCAAGGGACCATTGCATGTCACAGTATTTAAAGTTGTTTGGGTCTCGACGGGCGAACTTCCAGAAAGTTAGTGTAGTCAGAGTGTCGAGAAGTCAGAATAGTCATGCCAATTCCTTAGCCATGCTGGCTTCGTCTATAGATGATTGCTTCCATGAATGATTTTTGTGGAGTTGTTGTAGCAACCAAGCATTGAGTAGCAGATAGTGGTAGCAGTTATGTCGATGGAGGAGCCAAGTTGGTTGGATCATTATCTTGCATTTTTATTTGATGGGTCTTTGCCGATGGATGAGAAGGAGGCAGAGAACGTCGACTTGTTTTTGGTTATTTAAGGATAAAGAGTTGTATTGATGTTCTTTTGGAGGTCCATACTTATTGTGTCTTCACTCGAGCAAGACCGTCGAGTTGCTAGTCGAGCTTCATGAAGGGATATGTGGGGGCAATCGGGGGGACGATCACTTGCCCACCAAGCTATGACTCAAGGATTCTAGTGGCCGAATATGCAATGAGAAGCAGCTAACTATGTAAGAAGATGTGATTGTTGCCAAAGACATGCCCCTATCCTGCACCAACCTAGAGGAAATTTGAACCTAATCAttagtccttggcccttcgcctAATAGGGGCTAGATATAATTGGACCATTCCCTTGTGCATCGAGGAATAGGATATATGTAGTGGTAACAACGGACTATTTCAAcaagtgggtggaagctgaGGACTTGGTAAATATTAGGGACATGGATGTGAAGAAATTCgtatggaaaaacatcattttgaAGGGATATGTGGGGGGCACTTGGGGGGAAGATCACTTTCCCATTGAGCTATGATTCAAAGATTCTGGTGGCCGAATATGCAATGAGAAGCAGCTAACTATGTAAAAAGATGTGATCAGTGCCAAAGACATGCCCCTATCCTGTACCAACCTAGGGGAAATCTGAACCCGATCATTAGTCCTTGGCCCTTTGCCCAATGGGGGCTAGATATAATTCGACCATTCCCTTGTGCATTGGAGAATAAGAGATATGTAGTGGTAGCAACAGACTATTTCAAcaagtgggtggaagctgaggccttggcaaatattagggacgtgGATGTGAAGAAATTCgtatggaaaaacatcattACAAGGTTTGGAGTTCTCTGCGTACTGATATCAGATAAtgggcttcagtttgatagtaagACTTTCTGAGAGTATTGTTGTAGTCTTGGGATAACCAACAGGTACTCATCACCCATGTATCCTCAAAGCAATGAGCAGGCTGAGGTAACAAACAAGACAATTGTTAATGACTTGAAGCAGAGATTGGAGGGGGTGAAAGGAAATTGGGTGGAAAAGCTGTTGAATGTCTTATGGGCCTATCAGACAACTTCTAGAAGATCAATGGGTGAAActcccttctccatgacttacggCACGGAGGCAGTCATACCGATAAAGGTTGGCTTGTCAAGTATGAGAGTGACCAACTTTACATGAAGCAATAATGATGAGCACATGATAGGTAGTCTAGACGCCTTGGAAGAGAGGTGAGAAATGGTATCTATTTGGCTTGCTCATTATCAACAAAAGTTGGCTTAAGGATTTAACAAGAAGGTAAGGCCTCGGGGGTTCATGGCAAGAGACCTCATTTTGTGGAAAGATGtttgggaaggaccttaccgAGTAATAGCAACAGCTAGAGTAGGAGCTTATTACTTGGAAGACATGGAAGAAAAACCCTTGCCCCGACCATGGAAcgtttgtaatctaaaaagttACTTCCCATGAATGTAATGCAAAGTGTGAGATGCATGTTCGAAATTTTAGATAAACTTGAATAGTGAAAGTAGAAGGAATTCAATTATCTTGTGTTGTGTAAATTACAAGCAAAAAGAGAAgcgtatatgtgtgtgtgtgtgtgtgtatttaataaaatatttctaaggAGTGAAAATTGTCTTTGGCTTAACCTTCGTCACTGatcaggtggaaaccttaacaATATgtttctaaggacagaaacctagcCTCGGCCT comes from Castanea sativa cultivar Marrone di Chiusa Pesio chromosome 3, ASM4071231v1 and encodes:
- the LOC142628820 gene encoding uncharacterized protein LOC142628820 translates to MEEPSWLDHYLAFLFDGSLPMDEKEAENVDLFLCQRHAPILYQPRGNLNPIISPWPFAQWGLDIIRPFPCALENKRYVVVATDYFNKWVEAEALANIRDVDVKKFVWKNIITRYSSPMYPQSNEQAEVTNKTIVNDLKQRLEGVKGNWVEKLLNVLWAYQTTSRRSMGETPFSMTYGTEAVIPIKVGLSSMRVTNFT